From one Bradyrhizobium sp. Ash2021 genomic stretch:
- a CDS encoding glycosyltransferase family 39 protein, translating to MVEPVQVRRFGAGQQSVKPANSSRRLLAAFDFATASHLRAMVFLTLVGLVFFLPGFFTIPPIDRDEARFAQATKQMVETGDFVDIRFQDDVRYKKPVGIYWLQSAAVETASQLGLPRAQLRIWLYRVPSLIGAIGAVLLTYWTALAFVTRRGAALAALMICSCVLLGGEARLAKTDAMLLLTVVAAMGAMARVYLSWQRGEDPAHPPWSSPAIFWTALAGGILLKGPLILMFVGLTIAVLAILDRSAVWLWRMRPVWGLTWLLVLVLPWFVAIFWRAGDAFFADSIGGDMLSKLAAQESHGAPPGLYLLLFWVTFWPGAPLAGMAAPAVWRARREPGAQFLLAWLIPSWIVFEAVLTKLPHYVLPLYPAIAILTVGALERRVLSRSWLIRGAAWWFAIPAIASVIAIVGAIKLTHQPVFPAWPLLAVAMIFGLVAWWLFEESRAERSLLNAVLAAALLAAGVYGVVIPSLTTLFPSAEVARALRNVVCVGPKAAAAGFQEPSLVFMTGTDTLLTDGSGAADFLARGSCRFALVESRTERSFIQRAEAIGLRYNAPTRIDGYNISQGRAVSIAIFRSEGTE from the coding sequence ATGGTTGAACCCGTCCAGGTCAGGCGTTTTGGAGCAGGCCAACAGTCTGTGAAACCTGCGAATTCCAGCCGCAGGCTGCTCGCCGCGTTCGACTTCGCCACGGCCAGTCATCTGCGCGCGATGGTGTTCCTGACACTGGTCGGGCTGGTATTTTTCCTGCCCGGCTTTTTCACCATTCCGCCGATCGACCGGGATGAGGCGCGGTTCGCGCAGGCGACCAAGCAAATGGTCGAAACCGGCGATTTCGTCGACATCCGCTTTCAGGACGATGTCCGCTACAAGAAGCCGGTCGGCATCTACTGGCTGCAATCGGCCGCAGTCGAAACCGCATCACAGCTGGGCCTGCCGCGGGCACAGCTGCGCATCTGGCTTTACCGTGTGCCCTCCCTGATCGGCGCGATCGGCGCGGTGTTGCTGACCTACTGGACCGCGCTCGCCTTCGTGACACGGCGCGGGGCGGCATTGGCCGCGCTGATGATCTGCAGCTGCGTTCTGCTCGGCGGCGAGGCGCGGTTGGCGAAGACCGATGCGATGCTGCTGCTCACCGTCGTCGCCGCGATGGGCGCGATGGCGCGGGTGTATCTGTCCTGGCAACGCGGCGAGGATCCGGCGCATCCGCCATGGAGCTCGCCGGCGATTTTCTGGACCGCGCTGGCCGGCGGCATCCTGCTCAAGGGGCCGCTGATCCTGATGTTTGTCGGGCTGACCATCGCGGTGCTCGCGATCCTCGACCGCTCGGCGGTCTGGCTGTGGCGCATGCGGCCGGTATGGGGCCTGACGTGGCTGCTGGTTCTCGTGCTGCCGTGGTTCGTCGCGATCTTCTGGCGCGCGGGCGACGCATTTTTCGCCGATTCGATCGGCGGCGACATGTTGAGCAAGCTCGCCGCGCAGGAATCCCATGGCGCGCCGCCCGGACTGTATCTGCTGCTGTTCTGGGTGACGTTCTGGCCGGGCGCGCCGCTCGCCGGGATGGCGGCACCGGCGGTCTGGCGGGCGCGGCGGGAGCCGGGCGCGCAATTTCTGCTGGCGTGGCTGATCCCGTCCTGGATCGTCTTCGAAGCCGTGCTGACCAAGCTGCCGCATTACGTGCTGCCGCTCTATCCGGCGATTGCGATCCTGACCGTCGGCGCGCTGGAACGGCGCGTGCTGTCGCGATCCTGGCTGATCCGCGGCGCGGCCTGGTGGTTCGCGATCCCGGCGATCGCTTCGGTGATTGCCATCGTCGGCGCCATCAAGCTGACGCATCAGCCGGTGTTTCCGGCATGGCCGCTTCTGGCCGTGGCGATGATCTTCGGCCTCGTCGCCTGGTGGCTGTTCGAAGAGAGCCGCGCCGAGCGGTCGCTGTTGAACGCGGTTCTTGCCGCGGCGCTGTTGGCGGCGGGAGTCTATGGCGTGGTGATACCGTCGCTGACGACGCTGTTTCCGAGCGCCGAAGTGGCGCGCGCGCTGCGTAATGTGGTCTGCGTCGGACCCAAAGCCGCGGCGGCGGGCTTTCAGGAGCCGAGCCTGGTCTTCATGACTGGCACCGACACCCTGCTGACCGATGGATCCGGTGCGGCGGATTTTCTGGCGCGGGGCAGTTGCCGGTTCGCACTGGTGGAATCGCGCACCGAACGGAGTTTTATCCAGCGCGCCGAAGCCATCGGGCTGCGCTACAACGCGCCGACCCGCATCGACGGCTATAACATTTCGCAGGGCCGGGCGGTTTCGATCGCCATCTTCCGTTCCGAGGGCACGGAATAA
- a CDS encoding phosphatase PAP2 family protein: protein MSSLSTAGEPANYFWRLGTLARLSLAQIVRAPSHSRRAEAARRSARHVVLLMAIVGVAIVTLMYVLDVREIGLMPPRGSPGLWSVRILTDFGKDIYVLGALGGLLIAVAVVAPGLRGIQRSLLLGLGTRLQFVFLAVLVSVLTSELIKWIVGRGRPFVGGHANAFNFSHFAGTEAYSSFPSGHATTAFALAFAVAAIWPRARIAMIAYALVIAATRLVLLAHHPSDVVAGALVGITGAMAVRYWFAARRLGFAIHRDGSIVALTGPSPGRLKRVARGAFAP, encoded by the coding sequence ATGTCCTCGCTTTCAACCGCCGGCGAACCCGCAAATTATTTTTGGCGCCTCGGCACGCTTGCACGGCTATCGCTTGCCCAGATCGTGCGCGCGCCGTCGCATTCACGCCGCGCGGAAGCCGCGCGGCGGTCCGCGCGTCATGTCGTGCTGCTGATGGCCATCGTCGGCGTCGCCATCGTCACGCTGATGTATGTGCTTGACGTGCGCGAGATCGGTTTGATGCCGCCGCGCGGCAGCCCCGGTCTTTGGTCGGTTCGGATCCTGACCGATTTCGGCAAGGATATTTACGTGCTGGGGGCGCTGGGCGGGCTGTTGATCGCGGTCGCGGTCGTTGCACCGGGGCTGCGGGGAATCCAGCGATCGCTGTTGCTGGGTTTGGGGACCCGTCTGCAATTCGTGTTTCTTGCCGTGCTGGTGTCGGTTCTCACGAGCGAATTGATCAAATGGATCGTCGGCCGCGGTCGGCCGTTCGTCGGCGGCCACGCCAACGCCTTCAACTTTTCGCACTTCGCCGGCACCGAGGCCTATTCGAGCTTTCCCTCCGGGCATGCGACCACGGCCTTTGCGCTGGCGTTCGCCGTTGCCGCCATCTGGCCGCGGGCGCGGATCGCGATGATCGCCTACGCGCTCGTGATCGCGGCAACCCGCCTTGTGCTGCTGGCGCATCACCCCAGTGACGTCGTTGCCGGGGCACTGGTCGGTATCACCGGCGCGATGGCCGTGCGGTACTGGTTTGCGGCCCGCCGGCTGGGCTTTGCGATCCATCGGGACGGCAGCATTGTGGCGCTGACCGGACCCTCGCCAGGGCGCCTCAAAAGGGTTGCCCGGGGGGCTTTCGCCCCATAA
- a CDS encoding glycosyltransferase family 2 protein encodes MPASDTAAVTVSIVVPVRNEADNVAPLIAEITGALDGRWAYEIIYVNDGSTDATAERLAAIMKQRPNLRQLRHANSTGQSAAVRSGVRAARGAIVATLDGDGQNNPAFLPDLILAIENGGGRVGLAAGQRVGRKDTGFKKMQSRIANAVRSAILSDGTRDTGCGLKAFPREAFLSMPYFDGLHRFLPALMRREGFDIAYVDVIDRPRHSGMSNYGFFDRLWIGIMDLAGVWWLIRRKKRTPVATEVTPHD; translated from the coding sequence TTGCCTGCTTCCGACACCGCTGCGGTGACCGTTTCCATCGTTGTGCCCGTGCGCAACGAGGCGGATAACGTCGCGCCGCTGATTGCCGAAATCACAGGCGCGCTCGACGGCCGCTGGGCCTACGAGATCATCTACGTCAATGACGGTTCGACCGATGCGACCGCCGAGCGGCTTGCCGCGATCATGAAGCAGCGCCCAAATCTCAGGCAGCTTCGGCATGCCAATTCGACCGGACAATCGGCGGCGGTGCGCAGCGGCGTTCGCGCCGCGCGCGGCGCCATCGTGGCAACGCTCGATGGGGACGGGCAAAACAATCCTGCATTCCTGCCTGATTTGATCCTGGCGATCGAGAATGGCGGCGGCCGCGTCGGTCTTGCCGCCGGCCAGCGGGTGGGACGCAAGGACACCGGCTTCAAGAAAATGCAGTCACGTATCGCCAACGCCGTGCGCAGCGCGATCCTGAGCGACGGCACCCGTGATACCGGCTGCGGGCTGAAGGCCTTCCCGCGCGAAGCGTTCCTGTCGATGCCTTATTTCGACGGACTGCATCGCTTCCTGCCGGCGCTGATGCGCCGCGAAGGTTTCGATATCGCCTATGTCGACGTGATCGACCGCCCGCGCCATTCCGGCATGTCAAATTACGGATTCTTCGACCGGCTATGGATCGGGATCATGGATCTTGCCGGTGTATGGTGGCTGATCCGCCGCAAGAAGCGGACCCCTGTTGCGACCGAGGTGACGCCTCATGACTGA
- a CDS encoding lipid-A-disaccharide synthase N-terminal domain-containing protein, translating to MTDILNYLHDVFIIKFDAWVVLGFIAQGFFTARFLVQWIASERARKSVVPVAFWFFSIGGGVLLLIYALYRRDPVFIAGQAFGLVVYLRNLYFIIANGRQAAAES from the coding sequence ATGACTGACATACTCAACTATCTACACGATGTTTTCATCATCAAATTCGACGCCTGGGTCGTGCTCGGATTCATCGCGCAGGGCTTTTTCACCGCGCGTTTCCTGGTGCAATGGATTGCGTCCGAACGCGCCCGCAAAAGCGTGGTCCCGGTGGCGTTCTGGTTCTTCTCGATCGGCGGCGGCGTGCTACTGCTGATCTATGCGCTGTATCGCCGGGATCCCGTCTTCATTGCGGGGCAGGCATTCGGCCTCGTGGTCTACCTGCGTAACCTCTATTTCATCATCGCCAACGGACGGCAGGCTGCCGCCGAGTCCTAG
- the metC gene encoding cystathionine beta-lyase, which produces MSFSNDGPSNPQKAETRLVTAGRDTKAQKGFVNPAVFHGSTVLYPTAEDLHAHRGEFQYGRHGTPTTRALQDVLIALEGPQCAGVGLAPSGLAAITTTLLSVLSAGDHLLVCDNVYRPTRNFCNGMLARFGVETTYFDPLIGGGIERLFKPNTKAVLVEAPGSQSLEMPDIPAIVAVAHARGALVIDDNTWATPLYHRSLDQGVDISMQAATKYIGGHSDIMFGTISANAKAWPQLAEGIRLLGVCAGPDDVFLALRGMRTLAVRLAQHHKSGLEMARWLATRPEVMRVLHPALETDPGHAIWKRDFTGASGLFSIVLKPAPQHAVDAMLDTVKLFGMGFSWGGFESLVIPFDCNLYRTATKWAPGGPTLRLHIGLENVEDLKADLDRGFAAFNAAR; this is translated from the coding sequence ATGAGTTTTTCGAACGACGGACCGTCCAACCCGCAAAAGGCCGAAACCCGTCTGGTGACGGCGGGCCGTGACACCAAGGCCCAGAAGGGGTTTGTCAATCCCGCGGTCTTCCATGGTTCCACCGTGCTGTATCCGACCGCGGAGGACCTGCACGCCCATCGCGGCGAGTTCCAGTACGGGCGCCACGGCACCCCGACCACCCGGGCGCTGCAGGACGTGCTGATAGCGCTGGAGGGCCCGCAATGCGCCGGCGTCGGCCTGGCGCCGTCGGGCCTCGCTGCGATCACCACCACGCTGCTCTCGGTGCTCAGCGCCGGCGATCATCTCCTGGTGTGTGACAACGTCTATCGGCCCACGCGGAATTTCTGCAACGGCATGCTCGCCCGCTTTGGCGTCGAGACGACCTATTTCGATCCGCTGATCGGCGGCGGCATCGAACGATTATTCAAGCCGAATACCAAAGCGGTGCTGGTCGAAGCGCCCGGCTCGCAATCCCTGGAGATGCCCGACATCCCCGCCATCGTCGCTGTGGCGCATGCACGCGGCGCGCTCGTCATCGACGACAATACCTGGGCGACGCCGCTCTATCATCGCTCGCTCGATCAGGGCGTCGACATCAGCATGCAGGCCGCGACCAAATATATCGGCGGCCACTCCGACATCATGTTCGGCACGATTTCGGCCAATGCGAAAGCCTGGCCGCAGCTGGCCGAAGGCATCCGGCTGCTCGGCGTCTGCGCCGGGCCGGATGACGTATTCCTGGCGCTGCGCGGCATGCGCACGCTTGCGGTGCGGCTGGCGCAGCATCACAAGTCCGGCCTGGAGATGGCGCGCTGGCTCGCGACGCGGCCGGAGGTGATGCGGGTGCTGCACCCTGCCCTCGAAACCGATCCCGGCCACGCCATCTGGAAGCGCGACTTCACCGGCGCATCCGGCCTGTTCAGCATCGTCCTGAAACCGGCGCCGCAGCACGCGGTCGACGCCATGCTCGACACAGTCAAATTGTTCGGCATGGGCTTTTCCTGGGGCGGTTTTGAAAGCCTCGTCATTCCCTTCGACTGCAACCTCTATCGCACGGCCACCAAATGGGCGCCGGGCGGCCCGACGCTGCGGCTCCACATCGGGCTTGAGAATGTCGAGGATCTGAAGGCCGATCTCGATCGCGGCTTTGCGGCGTTCAACGCGGCGCGATAA
- a CDS encoding amino acid ABC transporter substrate-binding protein, with product MKRVSLVVTIAIAAGLSAQAASAQTLKTVKDRGMLSCGVSQGLPGFSSPDDKGNWTGLDVDVCRAIAAAVFNDATKVKFVPLSAKDRFTALQSGEIDVLSRNTTWTLSRDTSLGANFTGVTYYDGQGFLVKKSLKVNSALELNSASVCVQTGTTTEQNLADYFKGNNMKYEVIAFGTADETVKAYESGRCDVFTSDVSQLYAERLKLANPADHAVLPEVISKEPLGPMVRHGDDQWFDIVKWTLFAMVNAEELGVTQKNVDEMAKSDKPDLKRAFGTDGNLGEQLGLTKDWVSRIIKAVGNYGESFDRNVGAGSKLGIARGLNQLWNKGGIQYAPPIR from the coding sequence ATGAAACGCGTATCTCTGGTTGTTACAATTGCCATCGCCGCCGGCCTTTCGGCCCAGGCTGCCTCGGCGCAAACCCTCAAGACGGTCAAGGACCGGGGCATGCTCTCCTGCGGCGTGAGCCAGGGATTGCCGGGTTTCTCGTCCCCGGACGACAAGGGCAACTGGACCGGGCTCGACGTTGATGTCTGCCGGGCAATTGCGGCGGCGGTCTTCAATGACGCGACCAAGGTCAAATTCGTGCCGTTGTCAGCGAAGGACCGCTTCACGGCGCTGCAGTCGGGTGAAATCGACGTGCTCTCGCGCAACACCACCTGGACGCTGTCGCGCGATACCTCGCTCGGCGCCAACTTCACCGGCGTGACCTATTATGACGGCCAGGGCTTTCTGGTGAAGAAGTCGCTGAAGGTGAATTCCGCGCTGGAATTGAACAGCGCATCGGTCTGTGTGCAGACCGGGACCACGACGGAACAGAATCTCGCCGACTACTTCAAGGGTAACAACATGAAGTATGAGGTGATCGCCTTCGGCACCGCCGACGAAACCGTCAAGGCCTATGAATCCGGACGTTGCGACGTCTTTACCTCCGATGTCTCGCAGCTTTATGCCGAACGCCTGAAGCTCGCCAATCCGGCCGACCACGCCGTGTTGCCCGAGGTGATCTCGAAGGAGCCGCTCGGGCCGATGGTCCGCCATGGCGACGATCAGTGGTTCGACATTGTGAAGTGGACGCTGTTTGCGATGGTCAACGCCGAAGAGCTCGGCGTAACCCAGAAGAACGTCGATGAAATGGCCAAATCCGACAAGCCGGATCTGAAGCGCGCCTTCGGCACCGACGGCAATCTCGGCGAACAGCTCGGGCTGACCAAGGACTGGGTGTCGCGCATCATCAAGGCGGTCGGCAATTACGGCGAGTCCTTCGACCGCAACGTCGGCGCCGGCTCCAAGCTCGGGATCGCCCGCGGTCTCAACCAGCTCTGGAACAAGGGCGGCATTCAGTACGCGCCGCCGATCCGCTGA
- a CDS encoding ABC transporter permease subunit has translation MAIEPRKPPPQFVAKLQRALGGRAGWGGFVVQILFVAVLAWIAYEIVANARANLQAQRITAGFGFLANTAGFDVSQNLIPYSGSDTYTRVFLVGLLNTLLVSVIGIFFATLIGFIVALGRLSPNWLFARIAGGYVELVRNLPPLFQILFWYLAVLAALPNPRQSISIFGSFFLSNRGLVIPKPIGNPGFEPFVIAVVIAIVAAIGLWRYSRRALFESGRVIKVWPYALGLLIGLPLLTALIFGAPVSFEVPVLKGFNFAGGSRVIPEFVALTLALSTYTAAFIAEIVRAGIQSVHKGQMEAGSSLGLQRGSVLRLIVIPQAMRVILPPLTNQYLNLTKNSSLAVAIGYPDLVSVFAGTTLSQTGQAIEIIGITMGVYLLISLITSAIMSFYGWRLGRSLAP, from the coding sequence ATGGCCATCGAACCCCGAAAACCGCCGCCGCAGTTTGTAGCCAAACTGCAGCGCGCGCTTGGGGGACGGGCGGGGTGGGGCGGCTTCGTCGTCCAGATCCTGTTCGTGGCGGTGTTGGCCTGGATCGCCTACGAAATCGTCGCCAATGCCCGCGCCAATCTGCAGGCGCAGCGGATCACCGCGGGCTTTGGCTTCCTGGCCAACACGGCCGGATTTGACGTCAGCCAGAACCTGATCCCGTATTCCGGATCGGATACCTACACGCGGGTTTTTCTGGTCGGTCTGCTCAACACGCTGCTGGTCTCGGTGATCGGCATTTTCTTCGCCACCTTGATCGGATTTATCGTCGCGCTTGGCCGGTTGTCGCCGAACTGGCTGTTTGCGCGCATCGCCGGCGGCTATGTCGAACTGGTGCGCAATCTGCCGCCCTTGTTCCAGATCCTGTTCTGGTATCTGGCGGTGCTCGCAGCCCTGCCCAATCCGCGGCAGAGTATCTCGATATTCGGCAGTTTCTTTCTCTCCAATCGTGGATTGGTGATTCCGAAACCGATCGGCAATCCCGGCTTCGAACCTTTCGTCATTGCCGTCGTGATTGCGATCGTGGCGGCGATTGGGTTGTGGCGTTATTCCCGCCGGGCGCTGTTCGAAAGCGGCAGGGTGATCAAGGTTTGGCCCTATGCGTTGGGCTTGTTGATCGGCCTGCCGCTGCTGACCGCGCTGATCTTTGGCGCACCGGTATCGTTTGAGGTACCTGTCCTCAAGGGGTTCAATTTTGCCGGCGGCTCGCGCGTCATTCCGGAATTCGTGGCGCTGACGCTGGCGCTGTCGACCTATACCGCGGCCTTCATCGCCGAGATCGTGCGCGCCGGCATCCAGTCCGTCCACAAGGGCCAGATGGAAGCCGGCTCTTCGCTGGGGCTGCAGCGCGGCTCGGTGCTGCGCCTGATCGTGATCCCGCAGGCCATGCGCGTGATCCTGCCGCCGCTCACCAACCAGTACCTCAACCTCACCAAGAACTCGTCGCTGGCGGTCGCGATCGGCTATCCCGACCTGGTTTCGGTGTTTGCGGGAACGACGCTGAGCCAGACCGGGCAGGCGATTGAAATCATCGGCATCACCATGGGCGTCTATCTTTTGATTTCGCTGATCACCAGCGCGATCATGAGCTTCTATGGTTGGCGGCTTGGCCGGAGCCTTGCGCCATGA
- a CDS encoding amino acid ABC transporter permease, with amino-acid sequence MSDIIAPSFVRQDLVPERPAPVKTTGFVGFLRTRLFNSPTNILITVVSVLLLWFVVVPALRFLLIDAVWSGTDRNACLAENVGHAVGACWPFVQAKLGQFIYGFYPEPERWRVNLTFIMAAILLLPLLIPRLPAKGLNACLFFLAFPVVGFFLLHGGGLDGLGVSWTAGLLSGFNDSIGEGGKKLAAAGEATAVIGPLLWLLGKLIVLLSTMISWLIWPLTWLRDQIQMAGRPVWADFAATAIIVSTVLFLLSGGVRSGWRALIVSLAIFAGLGIVIAVMGLDHGGLAVVDTRLWGGLLVTLVVSVTGIVTSMPVGIALALGRRSTIPLIRIFSIAFIEFWRGVPLITVLFFATYMLPLFVPTGFTIDGLMRALIGIALFAGAYQAEVIRGGLQAIPRGQGEAASALGLSWWKTTALIVMPQALRHVIPGLVNSFIALFKDTSLVSIVALFDLLGSLRASFSDPVWSTPTTLFTGFAFTGLIYFTFCFGMSRYSLFVENRLNAHRRN; translated from the coding sequence ATGAGCGATATCATCGCGCCATCATTCGTCCGCCAGGACCTCGTTCCCGAACGCCCGGCGCCGGTGAAGACCACCGGCTTTGTCGGTTTCCTGCGCACGCGCCTGTTCAATTCACCGACCAACATCCTGATCACGGTCGTGAGCGTGCTTCTGCTCTGGTTCGTCGTCGTCCCCGCGCTGAGATTCCTGCTGATCGACGCGGTCTGGAGCGGGACGGACCGCAACGCCTGCCTCGCCGAAAATGTGGGGCACGCGGTCGGCGCGTGCTGGCCGTTCGTGCAGGCAAAACTCGGCCAGTTCATCTACGGATTCTATCCGGAGCCGGAGCGCTGGCGCGTGAATTTGACGTTCATTATGGCCGCGATCTTGCTGCTGCCGCTGTTGATTCCGCGGCTGCCGGCCAAGGGCCTCAACGCCTGCCTGTTTTTCCTCGCCTTTCCGGTCGTCGGCTTCTTCCTGCTGCATGGCGGCGGCCTCGACGGTCTTGGCGTGAGCTGGACCGCCGGCCTTCTATCCGGGTTCAACGACAGTATCGGTGAAGGCGGCAAGAAGCTCGCGGCTGCCGGCGAGGCGACCGCCGTGATCGGACCGTTGCTGTGGCTGCTCGGCAAACTGATCGTCCTGCTCAGCACCATGATTTCCTGGCTGATTTGGCCACTGACCTGGCTGCGCGACCAGATCCAGATGGCCGGCCGGCCGGTCTGGGCTGACTTTGCCGCCACCGCCATCATCGTTTCGACCGTGCTGTTTCTCCTCAGCGGCGGCGTTCGCAGCGGCTGGCGCGCGCTCATCGTCAGCCTTGCGATCTTTGCCGGCCTCGGAATCGTGATCGCGGTGATGGGCCTCGACCATGGCGGGCTAGCTGTCGTCGACACAAGGCTGTGGGGTGGCCTGCTGGTGACGCTGGTGGTGTCGGTGACCGGCATCGTCACGTCGATGCCGGTCGGCATCGCGTTGGCGCTCGGCCGGCGTTCGACCATCCCGCTGATCCGGATCTTTTCGATCGCCTTCATCGAATTCTGGCGCGGCGTGCCGCTGATCACGGTGCTGTTCTTTGCGACCTATATGCTGCCGCTGTTCGTGCCGACCGGCTTCACCATCGACGGATTGATGCGCGCCCTGATCGGGATTGCGCTGTTCGCCGGCGCCTATCAGGCCGAGGTGATCCGCGGCGGGCTGCAGGCAATCCCGCGCGGGCAGGGCGAGGCGGCAAGCGCGCTCGGCCTGTCCTGGTGGAAGACCACGGCGCTCATCGTAATGCCGCAGGCGCTGCGCCACGTCATCCCCGGCCTCGTCAACAGTTTCATCGCGCTGTTCAAGGATACCTCGCTGGTCTCGATTGTGGCGCTGTTCGACCTGCTCGGATCGCTCCGGGCTTCCTTCAGTGATCCCGTCTGGTCGACGCCGACGACGCTGTTCACCGGCTTTGCCTTCACCGGACTGATCTATTTTACCTTCTGCTTTGGCATGTCGCGTTACTCGCTGTTCGTCGAGAACCGGCTGAACGCACACCGTCGCAACTGA
- a CDS encoding amino acid ABC transporter ATP-binding protein, whose translation MSEIPIVSINGLNKWYGDFHVLRDINLDVGKGERIVICGPSGSGKSTLIRCINALEEFQEGKIVVDSIDLGPNLRRVDEVRREVGMVFQSFNLFPHLTVLDNCTLAPIWVRNIPKKDAEAAAMKYLERVKIPHQANKFPGQMSGGQQQRVAIARALTMNPKVMLFDEPTSALDPEMVKEVLDTMVDLAKEGMTMLVVTHEMGFAREVANRIVFMDAGQIIESNTPGNFFANPEHERTKLFLSQILR comes from the coding sequence ATGAGCGAGATCCCGATCGTCAGCATCAATGGCCTCAACAAGTGGTACGGCGATTTTCACGTGCTGCGCGACATCAACCTCGACGTCGGCAAGGGCGAGCGCATCGTGATCTGCGGCCCCTCAGGTTCGGGCAAATCGACCCTGATCCGCTGCATCAATGCGCTGGAGGAATTCCAGGAAGGCAAGATCGTGGTCGACAGCATCGATCTCGGGCCTAATCTGCGCCGGGTCGACGAAGTCCGGCGCGAGGTCGGCATGGTGTTCCAGAGCTTCAACCTGTTTCCGCATTTGACCGTGCTCGACAACTGCACGCTGGCGCCGATCTGGGTGCGCAACATCCCGAAGAAGGATGCCGAAGCCGCCGCGATGAAATATCTTGAGCGCGTCAAGATTCCGCACCAGGCCAACAAGTTTCCCGGCCAGATGTCGGGCGGCCAGCAGCAGCGCGTGGCGATTGCGCGCGCGCTGACCATGAACCCGAAGGTGATGCTGTTCGACGAACCGACTTCGGCGCTCGACCCTGAAATGGTCAAGGAAGTGCTCGACACCATGGTCGACCTTGCAAAAGAAGGCATGACCATGCTGGTCGTGACCCACGAAATGGGATTTGCGCGGGAAGTCGCCAACCGCATCGTGTTCATGGATGCCGGGCAGATCATCGAATCGAACACGCCCGGAAATTTCTTCGCCAATCCAGAGCACGAGCGGACGAAACTGTTCCTCAGCCAGATTTTGCGGTGA
- a CDS encoding cysteine synthase A: protein MTFNKDVVEAIGNTPLIKLKHASEATGCTILGKAEFMNPGQSVKDRAGKWMILEAEKRGELKPGGLVVESTAGNTGIGLAVVASARGYRTLIVIPETQSQEKKDMLRLCGAELVEVPALPYANPNSYQHVGKRLADRLRKSEPNGVLFADQWNNLDNAKAHYESTGPEIWNQTNGKLDGFICSVGTGGTLAGISRYLKEKNKGIVVACADPHGAGMYEWFKHGQVKVTPGGSITEGIGLNRVTPVIETAEVDDAFLIPDEEAVPVIFDLLEHEGLCLGGSTGINVAGAIRLAKQLGPGKTIVTILADSGNRYQTKLFNPEFMRSKNLPVPEWLEKRSKIEVPFEKV from the coding sequence ATGACCTTCAATAAAGACGTCGTCGAGGCGATCGGAAATACACCGCTCATCAAGTTGAAACACGCATCCGAAGCGACCGGTTGCACGATTCTCGGCAAGGCGGAATTCATGAATCCCGGCCAGTCGGTGAAGGACCGCGCCGGCAAATGGATGATCCTTGAGGCCGAGAAGCGCGGCGAACTCAAGCCCGGCGGCCTGGTGGTCGAATCGACCGCGGGTAATACCGGAATTGGGTTGGCGGTCGTCGCCAGCGCGCGGGGTTACCGGACCTTGATCGTGATTCCGGAAACCCAAAGCCAGGAAAAGAAAGACATGCTGCGGCTGTGCGGCGCCGAACTGGTCGAAGTGCCGGCGCTGCCTTACGCCAATCCCAACTCTTACCAGCATGTCGGCAAAAGGCTGGCCGACCGCTTGCGCAAGAGCGAGCCGAATGGCGTGCTGTTCGCCGATCAATGGAACAATCTCGATAACGCCAAGGCGCATTACGAATCGACCGGTCCGGAAATCTGGAACCAGACCAACGGCAAGCTCGACGGCTTCATCTGCTCGGTCGGCACCGGCGGCACGCTCGCCGGCATCAGCCGTTACCTGAAGGAAAAGAACAAGGGCATCGTCGTCGCCTGCGCCGATCCGCATGGCGCCGGGATGTATGAATGGTTCAAGCACGGCCAGGTCAAAGTAACGCCGGGCGGATCGATCACGGAAGGCATCGGGCTCAACCGCGTCACGCCCGTGATCGAGACTGCTGAGGTCGATGATGCCTTCCTCATCCCGGACGAGGAAGCCGTGCCGGTCATTTTCGACCTGCTTGAGCACGAAGGCCTTTGCCTCGGCGGCTCGACCGGCATCAACGTCGCAGGCGCGATCCGGCTCGCCAAGCAGCTCGGTCCCGGCAAGACCATCGTCACCATCCTCGCTGATTCCGGCAACCGCTATCAGACAAAGCTGTTCAATCCGGAATTCATGCGCTCGAAGAATCTGCCGGTGCCGGAATGGCTGGAGAAGCGCAGCAAGATCGAGGTGCCGTTCGAGAAGGTGTGA